GGGGTTCGACATCGCGGTGGCGGTCGCGGCCTCGGTGATCGCCATCTGCACCTGGGCGGCGGTCATCGGCAGCAGCATGCCGCTGCTGGCCCGCCGCATGGGCGTGGACCCCGCGGTGGTCTCGGCCCCGATGGTCGCCACCCTCGTCGACGCGACCGGCCTGCTCATCTACTTCACCGTCGCCCGTGCCGTCCTCGGCATCTGATCATCGAGTCCGCATTTCACGCATGCCGATGTCCGTGATCGGGTATGGCCGAAAAGGAACGTGCCTGCGTCCTACAGGGGGTAATGACGATGGCCGGACTCGGAGACGCCTTCGACAAGCTGAAGAAGGCGGCGACCCAGAACAGGGAGAAAACCTCGGAGGGGATCGACAAGGCCACCGGCTTCGCCAAGGACCGGACCGGCGGCAAGTACGACGAGCACATCGACCGGGCCGGCGGCGCGGCCAACGACTACCT
This sequence is a window from Spinactinospora alkalitolerans. Protein-coding genes within it:
- a CDS encoding antitoxin; translated protein: MAGLGDAFDKLKKAATQNREKTSEGIDKATGFAKDRTGGKYDEHIDRAGGAANDYLDRQGEEGERRQDDPEEQR